One Setaria viridis chromosome 3, Setaria_viridis_v4.0, whole genome shotgun sequence DNA window includes the following coding sequences:
- the LOC117847853 gene encoding uncharacterized protein encodes MRYGEVAHFSHPQHRLRLEHHDTPFRCDGCREVGIGARFRCPYPGCDHDLHRQCALPLSPPPPPLRHPFYPRCAFAFLPRAPGAPGSRYCNACGRDVAGYVYHCRACGFDLHPCCAALPHALDAGGGVRLRLHPDSRATGVAACHRCGHRGRSWSYRSQCGSFSLHVACVMDMLVESWHGIGRHKGVAGGGGNVYDGGMLVPGCGGYRVPAIRGAAKSAHASRGGYSTWGRKKGKVKRCCEIAGFAAQVVISAVLGDPTALIAGVIGSLIAR; translated from the coding sequence atgaggtaCGGCGAGGTGGCGCACTTCAGCCACCCGCAGCACCGGCTCCGGCTGGAGCACCACGACACGCCGTTCCGGTGCGACGGGTGCCGCGAGGTCGGCATCGGCGCGCGCTTCCGCTGCCCGTACCCTGGCTGCGACCACGACCTCCACCGCCAGTGCGCGCTcccgctctcgccgccgccgccgccgctccggcaCCCGTTCTACCCGCGCTGCGCCTTCGCCTTCCTCCCGCGGGCGCCTGGCGCGCCGGGCTCCCGCTACTGCAACGCGTGCGGCCGCGACGTCGCCGGCTACGTCTACCACTGCCGCGCGTGCGGGTTCGACCTGCACCCGTGCTGCGCCGCGCTCCCGCACGcgctcgacgccggcggcggcgtcaggcTGCGCCTCCACCCGGACTCCAGGGCCACCGGCGTCGCGGCGTGCCACCGGTGCGGCCACCGCGGGCGCAGCTGGAGCTACCGGAGCCAGTGCGGGAGCTTCAGCCTCCACGTGGCGTGCGTCATGGACATGCTCGTCGAGAGCTGGCACGGCATCGGCCGCCACAagggcgtcgccggcgggggcgggaaCGTGTACGACGGCGGGATGCTGGTGCCCGGGTGCGGCGGGTACAGGGTTCCGGCGATCCGGGGCGCGGCGAAGAGCGCCCACGCGAGCAGGGGAGGGTACTCGACTTGGGGCAGGAAGAAAGGCAAGGTGAAGCGATGCTGCGAGATCGCCGGGTTCGCGGCGCAGGTGGTCATCTCGGCGGTGCTCGGCGACCCCACCGCGCTCATCGCCGGCGTCATAGGGTCGCTCATCGCGCGGTGA